The Pseudostreptobacillus hongkongensis sequence CCTCCTTCTCTATATTTCTGTGTAATATTTTTTATAAATACAGTTACAAAAAATATTGTTGAAGCAACCAATATTATTGCTGGTCCTGAAGGTAATGATAGTGATAATGATAATGGCACTATAATCCCTAAGATACAACTAATGGTTGAAAATATTATACTTAGCAGTATAAAGCCTCTAATAGACTTAGATAAATTCTTTGCTGAAGCTGCTGGTATTATTAACAAAGCTTCAACTAAAGCTGACCCAATTATTTTAACAGAAGCTACAGT is a genomic window containing:
- a CDS encoding metal ABC transporter permease, whose translation is MLIIPAASAKNLSKSIRGFILLSIIFSTISCILGIIVPLSLSLSLPSGPAIILVASTIFFVTVFIKNITQKYREGG